The Planktothrix agardhii NIES-204 genomic interval CCGATCTTGTTGGTGCCGGAGAAACTAAAACTTTAACAACAGAAACACTGCCACCGGGTCTGTATTATGTTACGGTCGATGATTACTATACCGATAAAGGTGCTTTCTATCGCCTATCCATTTCTTAAGTTGAGTTGACACTGATGGTGTAGGGTGCGAAGAACGCTTACGCACCCTACTAATAGAAATATCAGTTAAGAAACCCGGTTTCTGACCCAATTATTAAAATAAAACCCGTAGGGGCGGGTTCGACAAAATTTTTCAAATCTGACAAATAATCTTGATAAACCCGCCCACCCCACCAAAATTTAACGTTAACAAAACCGGGTTTATATTGATTCCTATTATGGGGTTGGGCGGGTTTATTTAGGTTAATTATTATTAACAAAAATCCCGGTGAACCCGCCCCTACGCTGTCGGGTTAAAAGCTTTATATGTTACAGTCTACAAGTCTCGACGCGAGAGAAGAGAACCCACCAACCCCACCCCCAGAAATCACCCTCCATCCAACTATAAATCAAAATCCATGGGAGGTGGCCACTTGGTGCTTGTCTTGTAAATTTTATTTGATCGCGCCCCGACCTCCAGCCATTCACAGGCCAACCCACCTGATCACCAAAGGCATCCCAGACTTTCGTATCATAACTCCGGGTTCCTCCCAGACTTTGATAGATACGCTTCTGTACCGAAAAGCCGAAGCGTCCATCACTATATTTTACCCAAAGTTGGTCAATAGTGCGTAAATCCTCACAGGGAAAATTATCAATATCTTTTTCATTTAACCGTCCTTCCTTTGTTCTCCCGGCTACTGCACACATTTTCTTGGCCGTTTCTTTGTTAGCTTCTTCCCAGTTTCCGGCTTTTAAAAGTTGTTCTAATTGACGATAATTAATACCTTTAGCTGACTTTAATTCTATATCGGGTTGGGGTGTTGGTTCGGTTGTCGGTAGCGGTGTAAGCTTACAATTCTTGAAGCGAGAGAAAAACAAACTGGCCCAGCGCTGATAAGGAGTGAACATCGACATACGACCCACACGCGGAAAGTGACCCACGGTAGCTTGTAAGGAAAAGGTCAGATCATCGTAGTCCATCCAACTACCATTATTTCTCCATCCGACGCGCTCGCCCAGCTTACATTCTGTCTCTCTGTCTACCTTACCCCCAACTTCTAGCCAGATTTCCTTCTGGACACTGAAGCCAAAACGACCATTACTGTATTTTACCCATAACTGATCAATGGTGCGTAAATCCTCAAATGGGAAATTATCAATTGAGTCTTTATCTAACTCTCCTTCCTGTGTTCTTCCAGCTACTTCTAACATTTTTTTAGCTGTTTCTTGGTCAGCTTCTTTCCAGTTTCCAGCTTTCAACAGTTGTTCTAATTGGTCATAATTAACGCCTTTAGCTGACTTTAATTTTATATTGGGTTGGGGTGTTGCTTGGGGAGTTGGTTGGGATGTTGGTTTAACTGTTAATTGTAATGCTTCTAAGACTTCTTGAGCAGTTTGAAAGCGTTTTTTAGTTCCCAGTTGTAAGAGTTTATCTAAGACTTGACCCAAAGTATTATTGACTTTAACCGTTAAATAATCTCGCCACACCCAATCACTTTCACTAACATCAAATAAATCAAACGGTTCAATATTAGTTAATAAATGAATACAAGTTACCCCTAAACTATATAAATCACTCGCAAAAGTCGGTTTTCCCATCGCTTGTTCAGGTGCAGTATATTGGGCTGAACCAATAACTGTTCCTGTGACCGCTAACGCCGTTATAGTGGCTGCTTTAGCTGCTCCAAAATCCACTAAAAATAATTTATTATCGCTTTTTCTTCTAATAATATTTTCCGGCTTAATATCTCGATGAATTACCGATTTTTGGTGAATAAATGCTAAAACAGGTAATAAATCCCCTAACAAATTAACAATTTTAGTTTCTGAAAATGCCCCGATTTGAGCTAATTCTTGAGCTAAATTTTGTCCTTCAATATATTCTTGAACGAGATATTGACGGTTATCTTGGATTAAATAGGCGAATAATTCAGGAATTTGTTGATGTTTGCCTAATTTTTCTAATTGTATGGCTTCTTGTTTAAAAAGTTCTCCCGCTTTTTCTTGATTATTCGTACCTTGAGCTTGCGGTAAAAATTGTTTAATTACACAATAGGGTTGGGAAGGTTTATGTTCATCAACTGCTAAAAATGTCCGACCAAATCCCCCTTGTCCTAATATTTCTAAAGCCCGATATCGATCTGTTAACAGTAATTTAGAACCACACTTTTGACAAAAGGTTGTTTTAGAGTTGGTTTGTAAACAATCGGGGTTAAGGCATTTACTCATGTTTAAGCCTGGGGATAGATGACAATGCTGATTTAATTATAGCCGTAAATTGTTCTGCTTGTACCGATAAATTCAAGAAACCGGGTTTCTGCAATAACTTTTGTTAATAACAACAAATATGAGTTGAGAAACTAGGTTTCTGACCCCCCCACACCTCCAAATTACCTGCGAAGTTGTTGACGAAAAGTTTGAATAGAGGCTAATTGTTGAGGATATAAAATTAATTGTTGTAAAAGTTCTAAATCTAGTTCTGGAAGTAACAAACTCTGATCAATTTTCTGATAATGTTGGTTCTGTAAACCATAAATTGAAAGTTGGTTATTTTGCCAAAACCAAACTTCAGGAACATTTAACCGTTGATAAATTTCTAGTTTATTGACTCCGCCACTGGTTAAAATTACCTCGATAACTAAATCAGGAATTTCTTTTTCTGTTATAATACAATAACTCTCATCGGGCTCACCTCCTCCCCGTTGTTCTTGAAGACGTAGGGTAGTAGAACCTAATGGAAAATATTCTATATTCCTTTCTTCAAAATAAACTTCTAATAAGGTGGCAATTCTCTTTTTAATGCCTTCATGACGACGACTCGGAGACACAATTTCTAATACTCCATTCCAGTAGGTTAGTCTTAGTGATCCTTGATCATTAAGTTTATCAATTAAAGTCTCATAATATTGCCAACTTACCCCATTTATGAGCAGGTAAATGTCTTGTTCATGTAAGTCTTGATGTTCCTGTTCTAATTCTTGAATTAACTCAGCTAACATTCTTTGTTCCTCTTGAACTTTTCCTGTCTGTTCCCTGTTCCCTCCCCCCCTAGCCCCCCGTGCACGGGGGGTTTGGGGGGCTGTTCCGGTGTTCCCTGCTATCGAAATTAACAATTAGTTTCACAAGCGCCAATACTGACCCAACTACTTGAACCATCTTTCCAATGTTCTTTTTTCCAAATTGGTGCTGTATGCTTTAATGTATCAATAGCATATTGACAGGCTTCAAAGGCTTCTCGACGGTGAGGACAACCCACCGCAATTAAAACACTAATTTCACCAATTCTTAACCGTCCAATGCGATGATGAATCACTACACGGGTCACATCTGACCAAGAAGCGCGAATATCTGTAGCAATTTTTTCAAAGACTTTTATCGCCATCGGTTGATAGGCTTGATATTCTAAGGATTCTACGGGTTGACCATTGGTTTGATTTCTCACCATTCCACTCATAACCACAATAGCGCCATTTCTTTGATCATCGGCTAAAGTATAAATTTCCTCTAATAAAAGAGGTGCAATTGTAATTGAAAAACTATCTTGAAACGGAGATGGATTGAATGTTAAATCTGTCTCTAAATTATCAGAAATAATCACAACCTTAAACTCCCAAATTAATAAATTAACCTGTACGGGCGGCTTGGTGTGAGATATTTGTTAATCACCTAAATCTCGATGAACCTGCCCCTAAGAACCTAACAATATTCTAAGGTTAGTGACAACCGATAATTGATCATAACTTTCAGGTGTCACTAATCCTTGATTAATGATAGATTTAAGGTTGACTGGTATCGTTCGGTTGAGATGGTTCAACGGGTTTTTGATCCGCGAGTTTTAATAATTCAGGAACCGTGACAAAAGTATAACCCTGCTCTTTGAGTTTTTTGATTACAATGGGTAATGCTTTTACCGTTGCTGAACGATTTCCTCCCCCATCGTGCATTAAAATAATGCCACCGGATTTAGCCTGTTTTAAAACATTATCAATAATTTTGTCCGATGAAGCTTTCCAGTCCTGAGAATCCACTGACCATAAGATATTCACATGATTCTGCTTAAACGCATAATCCAGTAACCCATTATCCAAAACTCCCCCTGGCGGTCGAAATAAGGGACTTTCAACCCCGGTTACTTCTTCAATTAATTTATTGTTGCTTTCAATTTCCTCTGCGGCTCCGGCTGCACTATATTTGTGATAGCGATGACTCCAGGTATGGTTAGCAATAACATGACCTTCGTTAACTACTTCCTTGCCAATATCTTTCTGATTTTTGAGAGCATAACCCACCCAAAAGAAAGTAGCTTTAATATTATTATCTTTGAGAATATCTAAAACTTGTCGGGTACTCTTAGGCCAGGGGCCATCATCAAAGGTAAACGCAATTACTTTTTGTTCCCCAGGAAGACTCACTTCTTTAACGGTTTTCCCTTGGAATTGTTCAGGAATGGTATAGGTAAAGCGTTGAGTTTCTAGTTGTATTAAGGTATTTTTCAGGTTCTCTACTCCCTGGGCGATCGCATCTTTCGGATTTAAGTCCGATCTGGATATCACCGCAGGAGTTGTCCGCACCGTAGCAGTATCTTCAGCTTTTTGGGCCCCTTGAGAAATCTCCCTTTGGGGTTGTGAAGAAATCGCAGCAATACTCTGTTTACTGGCTCGTTCAACACGCAGATTAAATGGTAATATCACACCGATCACAAAACTTGTAGTCGCCGCTACAAGAGCAAAGAGGGCGATTTTTTGTTGTCGCAGGATAGAACTATACTGAGCCACGAGATTACTCCTTCACACCGAAATGAATTGTAGAACTGAGAGGGATTAAGCTGTACCTAAAAATATCCACCGATCTAACTTTGAGATCAGCATTTATAGACGCATAGTTTCAATAAAAAGTCAAGAAAAAGACTACAAATTTAACTTAACTAATTTTCAGAGGTTTCAAGATAAAACCTTTAAAATCTTAGTATATAAAGCTATCAACAAAAATATTTGTTTATTTTATGACTAATTTATATTTGATTCGTCATGGCATTGCCGCAGAACGGGGAACATATCAAAATGATGATCAACGCCCTTTAACCCAAGAAGGCGATCGCAAAACCCGCCAAGTGGCTAATCGCTTGAAACAACTTAACTTACAATTTGATCAAATTCTCACCAGTCCCCTGATTCGCGCCCGCCAAACCGCAGACATTCTCAAAGCCGTAGGATTATCTTCTAACCTAGAGGAATTTGCCCCCTTAGCTCCCGATGGCAAAATTGAGGATTGGATCTCTTGGTACAAAACTTGGCAGTTAACAGGGGGTAAAAGTTTAGCCTTAGTGGGACATCAACCCGATTTAGGATATTGGGCAGAATTATTAATTTGGGGACAGCCGAAAGCCTCCCTAATAGTCAAAAAAGCCGGAATTATGGGAATTAACCTGCCCGTCACTAACCCCATCGGGAATAGTCAACTGTTCTGGTTAACTCCCCCCAAATTTTTGTTAAGTTAAAGAGCCAAGGGTGATTCATCAGTGTCAGAAAGAGATAACAAAATCCTGTCAAAACGAAAACACTATCAATTGCTCTGGTAATGTAGCTTGATAAATATCCACACACATACATAAACTTCTATGACTGCCATTAGTGAATTCAAGCCCGGTCTTGAGGGTGTTCCGGCTACCTTGTCCAGTGTTAGCTACGTTGATGGACAAAAAGGCATTTTAGAGTACCGAGGAATTGGGATTGAACAACTGGCGAACCAGAGTACCTTTCTGGAAACCTCCTATTTACTGATCTGGGGAAAACTCCCCACCAAAGATGAATTAGCAGACTTTGAACATGAAATTCGCTATCATCGACGGATTAAATATCGAATTCGGGACATGATGAAATGCTTTCCCGAATCTGGACATCCCATGGACGCCTTACAAACTTCGGCGGCAGCTTTAGGACTATTCTATTCTCGTCGGGCTTTAGATAATCCCGAATATATTCGAGAAGCCGTTGTCCGGTTACTGGCTAAAATTCCCACCATGGTTGCAGCTTTCCAATTGATGCGAAAGGGTAACGATCCCGTACAGCCCCGGGATGATTTGGATTATTCCGCCAACTTTCTCTATATGTTAAATGAGCGGGAACCCGATCCGATCGCCGCCCGGGTCTTTGATGTTTGTCTCACCCTTCATGCGGAACATACTATTAACGCTTCTACATTCTCCGCCATGGTAACCGCTTCTACCCTCACCGATCCCTATGCGGTAGTAGCTTCGGCGGTCGGAACCTTAGCTGGGCCATTACATGGGGGGGCGAATGAGGAAGTTTTGACGATGTTAGAGGAAATTGGTTCTGTGGAAAATGTTGGCTCCTACGTGGATAATTTGATTGCGACCAAATCTAAAATCATGGGATTTGGACATCGGGTTTATAAAGTTAAAGATCCCCGGGCTACGATTTTGCAACAACTAGGAGAACAGCTATTTGAAAGGTTTGGCCATGATGAATATTATGAAATTGCTTTGGAATTAGAACGAGTTGTGGCTGATCGTTTAGGGGAAAAAGGCATTTATCCTAACGTTGATTTCTATTCCGGTTTGGTTTACCGCAAGTTAAATATTCCCTCAGATCTATTTACCCCGATTTTTGCGATCGCCCGGGTTTCAGGTTGGTTAGCCCACTGGAAAGAACAAATTACCAAAAACCGCATCTTCCGTCCAACTCAAATTTATACTGGTTCCCATAATGAAACCTATGTTCCCATTCATGAACGCAACTGCGCGATTAACCTACAAGGAGAAACTCTGTAAACCAGTTTGATCGGCGTATTCAGAGGGAATGTTCAGGCTATCAGGCTAAAGTTTTGAGGGCATTCAAACGCTATACTGGTTTACGGCAAAAAATTAGTGATCAGTTCTACAATGATGACTGATTACTGATGACTGATGACTGATGACTGATGACTGATTACTGATGACTG includes:
- the gltA gene encoding citrate synthase: MTAISEFKPGLEGVPATLSSVSYVDGQKGILEYRGIGIEQLANQSTFLETSYLLIWGKLPTKDELADFEHEIRYHRRIKYRIRDMMKCFPESGHPMDALQTSAAALGLFYSRRALDNPEYIREAVVRLLAKIPTMVAAFQLMRKGNDPVQPRDDLDYSANFLYMLNEREPDPIAARVFDVCLTLHAEHTINASTFSAMVTASTLTDPYAVVASAVGTLAGPLHGGANEEVLTMLEEIGSVENVGSYVDNLIATKSKIMGFGHRVYKVKDPRATILQQLGEQLFERFGHDEYYEIALELERVVADRLGEKGIYPNVDFYSGLVYRKLNIPSDLFTPIFAIARVSGWLAHWKEQITKNRIFRPTQIYTGSHNETYVPIHERNCAINLQGETL
- a CDS encoding serine/threonine protein kinase — translated: MSKCLNPDCLQTNSKTTFCQKCGSKLLLTDRYRALEILGQGGFGRTFLAVDEHKPSQPYCVIKQFLPQAQGTNNQEKAGELFKQEAIQLEKLGKHQQIPELFAYLIQDNRQYLVQEYIEGQNLAQELAQIGAFSETKIVNLLGDLLPVLAFIHQKSVIHRDIKPENIIRRKSDNKLFLVDFGAAKAATITALAVTGTVIGSAQYTAPEQAMGKPTFASDLYSLGVTCIHLLTNIEPFDLFDVSESDWVWRDYLTVKVNNTLGQVLDKLLQLGTKKRFQTAQEVLEALQLTVKPTSQPTPQATPQPNIKLKSAKGVNYDQLEQLLKAGNWKEADQETAKKMLEVAGRTQEGELDKDSIDNFPFEDLRTIDQLWVKYSNGRFGFSVQKEIWLEVGGKVDRETECKLGERVGWRNNGSWMDYDDLTFSLQATVGHFPRVGRMSMFTPYQRWASLFFSRFKNCKLTPLPTTEPTPQPDIELKSAKGINYRQLEQLLKAGNWEEANKETAKKMCAVAGRTKEGRLNEKDIDNFPCEDLRTIDQLWVKYSDGRFGFSVQKRIYQSLGGTRSYDTKVWDAFGDQVGWPVNGWRSGRDQIKFTRQAPSGHLPWILIYSWMEGDFWGWGWWVLFSRVETCRL
- a CDS encoding polysaccharide deacetylase, with amino-acid sequence MAQYSSILRQQKIALFALVAATTSFVIGVILPFNLRVERASKQSIAAISSQPQREISQGAQKAEDTATVRTTPAVISRSDLNPKDAIAQGVENLKNTLIQLETQRFTYTIPEQFQGKTVKEVSLPGEQKVIAFTFDDGPWPKSTRQVLDILKDNNIKATFFWVGYALKNQKDIGKEVVNEGHVIANHTWSHRYHKYSAAGAAEEIESNNKLIEEVTGVESPLFRPPGGVLDNGLLDYAFKQNHVNILWSVDSQDWKASSDKIIDNVLKQAKSGGIILMHDGGGNRSATVKALPIVIKKLKEQGYTFVTVPELLKLADQKPVEPSQPNDTSQP
- the moaE gene encoding molybdopterin converting factor subunit 2 codes for the protein MIISDNLETDLTFNPSPFQDSFSITIAPLLLEEIYTLADDQRNGAIVVMSGMVRNQTNGQPVESLEYQAYQPMAIKVFEKIATDIRASWSDVTRVVIHHRIGRLRIGEISVLIAVGCPHRREAFEACQYAIDTLKHTAPIWKKEHWKDGSSSWVSIGACETNC
- a CDS encoding hypothetical protein (protein of unknown function DUF820), with translation MLAELIQELEQEHQDLHEQDIYLLINGVSWQYYETLIDKLNDQGSLRLTYWNGVLEIVSPSRRHEGIKKRIATLLEVYFEERNIEYFPLGSTTLRLQEQRGGGEPDESYCIITEKEIPDLVIEVILTSGGVNKLEIYQRLNVPEVWFWQNNQLSIYGLQNQHYQKIDQSLLLPELDLELLQQLILYPQQLASIQTFRQQLRR